Part of the Gemmatimonadales bacterium genome is shown below.
CCTCCGCGCTCGTCACCGCCGAACCGGCGCCGGGCAAGAGCACCGGCCAGATGATGGCCGCGGTCGAGGCAACGGCGGGGGAATTTGCCGATCGCGGGATCGCGTACGCGTACAGCGGGCAGTCCTACCAGGAAAAGATCGCGCAGGCGCAGGGGAGCATGGTGTTCGTGCTCGGCATCCTGCTCGTCTTCCTCGTCCTCGCCGCGCAGTACGAGAGCTGGTCGATCCCCTTTGGCGTGCTCCTCGGTGTGCCCTTCGGCGTGGTGGGTGCCCTCATCGGCATTCTCCTCCGCGGCGTGCCCAACGACGTCTACTTCCAGATCGGGCTCGTGACCGTCATCGGCCTGGCCGCCAAGAACGCCATCCTCATCGTGGAGTTTGCCAATACCCTCCGCCTTGCGGGGGCCACGGTGCGCGCCGCCACGCTCGAGGCCGCGAAGGACCGGTTTCGGCCGATCCTCATGACGTCGTTCGCGTTCATCCTCGGCGTCGTCCCGATGCTGATCGCGAGCGGGGCCGGCGCGCAAAGCCGCCACTCGCTCGCTACCGGCGTCTTTGCCGGCATGCTCATCGCCACCGCGCTTGGCGTCTTGTTCATCCCGCTTTTCTTCTACCTCATCGCCGGCGCAGGACAGACACCGGCGGCGGAAGGGGCGGAGCCATGATGCGCCACCACCTGGCGTCCGGACTGGCGGCCCTGGCCCTCGGCGCCTGCGCCGTCGGCCCCGGCTACGAACGGCCGCCGACGCCGATGCCGGCCGCCTACCGCGGCGACACGCTGCAGATTGTCCGGGACACCGCCGCCGCCATCGCGCCGCTGGTGCCGCCCGCCGCGTCCGCGACCGACACGATCGCTCCCACCTGGAACCAGACGCTTGGCGACACCGTGCTGCTCGCCCTGATGGACACCGCGCGCGCCCACAACCAGGACCTGCTCGCGACCATCGCCGTCACCCGGGAGTTCCAGGCTCGCTACGCGATCGCGCGCAGCGGCTTCTTCCCGCAGGTGAACGTGAGCGGGGCCGGCGGCACCATCGACTCGCGGATCCCCGGCGTCAGTGGCGACCTCTACACGGCTTCCGCCGACGCCGCCTGGGAGCTCGACCTCTGGGGCCGGGTCCGGCGCACCAGCGAGGCCGGCAAGGCCACCTACTTCGCGCGGACGGAGGAACTCCGCGGCGCCGAGCTGAGTCTCGCCGCGGCGGTGGCCACCGGGTATTTCGCGCTGCTCCAGTTCGACCGGCAGCTGGCGGTGGCGGAGCGGACGCTCGCCTCACGCCAGGAAACCGCGGCGCTCTCCCGCGCCCGCTTCCGCGAAGGGCAGGTGTCCCGGCTGGACGTGTTGCAATTCGAGTCGCAAGTCCAGGAAACCCAGGCGCAGCTGGCCTCCATTGCCCGTCTCCGCTCCGAGCAGGAAAACGCGCTGAGCGTCCTGGTCGGGCTGCCTCCGCGGGGGTTGCCGCGCGGCACGCCGCTGGACCAGCAGGTGGCGAACTTCGACGTGCCCGAGGGGCTGCCCTCGAATCTCCTGACCCGCCGGCCGGATGTGCGCGCCGCCGAAGAGGACCTGCGCGCCGCCAACGCCCGGATCGGGATTGCCTGGGGGAACCGGTTGCCGCAGGTCGTGCTGACCGGCGAATACGGTTACGTGAGCGACGACCTCTCGACCCTCTTCGAGAGCCAGAACAACACCAACCAGCTCTTTCTCGGCGTGGCGATCCCGATCTTCACGGGCGGCCGGCTGCAGGGCGAGGTGAATGTCGCCGAGGCGCAGGCCGAACAGGCCCGGGCTCGGTATGAGCAGGTGGTCCTCCGGGCGCTGCAGGACGTCGAAGACGCTCTGGTCGCCATCCGGACGAGCCGGGACCAGGTGGCGGCGCAGGCGGCGCAGGTCGAGACGCTGTCAACCTCGCTCTCACTGGTGCAGCATCGATACGAAAACGGCTTGTCGACGTATCTTGAAGTCCTGGATGCGCAACGAACGCTCTTCAATGCCGAACTGAGCCTCGCCCAGGTACAGGCCCTTCAGCTGGCCAGCGGGGTACGGCTCTACAAGGCGCTGGGTGGACCATGGTCGGAGCTCGGTACCGCGCGCGAGTGACGCATCCGCTGCGTCGCACCGTCGGCACAGCATTCGCCGGCGCGGTACTCCTGCTCGTTGCCATGCCCGGTAGCGCGCGCGCCCAGACCCCAACCGACAGTCTCACGCCGGCCGGTGCCGAGTACCAGTTTGACGGCACCTTCTCCGGCTTCGATCGCTTCGTGTACGGGAGCCGGTATCGATCGCTCTGGGCGGTGCCGGTGGCCGCCCCGGCGCTCCGAATCGACCTTGAGCTGATCGACACTCTCCCCGGCGATGGAACGACCTGGGTCTGGACCCCCGATGGCGAGCTCTGGGAGTTCATCCCGCTTGACCAGGACTTCGTGTCCAGCGCCCCGCCCGCCTTCCGCCAAAACCTCCTCCCCACCACCCTCCAGGGGCTCAACCCGGTGCGCCATCCGGGAGCGGCGCCGGTGGTCGAGGTCCTCGCCGACGCTGTCGGGGTGCCGGTGCCCGCGACCACGCTGGTACGGCTGGTCAACACCGCCACCGATGCCGAGGGGGGACAGCTCGGCTATCTCGTCCGGGCGGGACGGGGAGGACCCACGACAGCCGAAGTCCTCGACAGCCTGCGCGCCGGTGGCGGACGGGATCTCGATGCGCGCGCCTACCTCCGCGACCGGCTCTTCGACACCTTCCTCGGACAGTGGAACGTGGCCCCCGAACAGTGGCGGTGGCGACGGGACGGTGGGTCCGGACAGTGGACGCCGGAGCCGCGCTACCGGGAATTCGCCTTTGCCAGGTTCGACGGCCTGCTGGCGCGGCTCGCCGGGATGTCCTTCACCGGATTTGTGAACTTTGGAAGCCGGTATCAGGGTCACCTCGGGGTGACTCCGTATCAGCAGACCCTCGACCGGCAACTGCTGACCGTGCTCGATTGGAGCGTGTGGGATTCGGTAGCCAGCGCGCAGCGCGCCCTGCTGACCGATTCCGTCATCGATGCGGCGGTGGCCCAGTTGCCGCCGGAGTACCGGCCCGCTGGCGCCACCCCCCTCGCGACCGCGCTGCGTGCCCGCCGGGACAATCTCAACAAGGCGGTCCGTGGGCTCTACCGCCTGGTCAACAAGGAGGCGGCGCTCTTCGGGACATCGGGAGCCGACACCGTCACCGTCACGCGCGGCCAGCATGGCGGCATGGAGGTCGCGTTCGAGGACGGCTTCCATCGGTCCTTCGCCCCGGGAGACACCCGGGCAGTCGCTCTGTACCTCGGCGGCGGAGCGGATGCCGTCGCCCTTGCCGGCCCTGGCGGGACCGGCCCAGTCCTCGACCTGGCCTGGGAGCCGGGGCTCGAGGTGACGGGTTCGCGAAACAGCGGCAGGCACACCATCAGCTACGGCGGAGGACCACCGGATCGCGCGCTGCGCGTGAGCACCGTTCCCGATTCACTACCGGTGCCCGGCGTGCAGGACCTCGATTGGTCGAGCCCGCCGCCAGTTCCGCTACATGGCACCCGCACCGCCCCGGTGCCCTGGTTCGGTGCGAATTCCGACATCGGGCTCCTGCTCGGCGGCGGCGTCACCCTCACCACCTACCGCATTGGCCACACCCCGTTCTACCGGAAGGTGCGGGTCCGGGCCGGGTATACCACGGAGCTGAAGCGCGCGGCACTGGAGATGCACGCGGAGTTCAACCGGTGGCGCTCCCCCACCACGTTCACGCTCGACGTCGGGGTCCCCGCACTGACCGACCTCCGCTTCTTCGGCTACGGCAACACCACTCCGTTCACCGAGTCCGCCGCCTACTACCAGACCACCCAGCGCGAGATCTACATCTATCCCGCGTGGCACTACCGCCTGGGCCGGCGCAGCCAGCTCGCGGTCGGCCCGATCTTCAAGCAGATCACCACCGACACCTCGCAGAACGACTTCATCAGCCAGGACCGTCCCTACGGCGTGCCGGACTTCGCGCAGTTCGGCGCGGAGGCCACCGCCACCCTGGATACCCGCGACGCCCCGGCCTTTGCTCGGTCCGGCTGGCATGCCGTGGCTGGAGGCAGCTGGTACCCGGTCACCTTCGGGGCGGGAGATGCATTCGGCAGTCTCCGCGGATCGGTGGCGACGTACCTGACGCCACGAGGTTTGGATCGGCTCACACTCGCCCTCCGTGCGAGTGCGCGGCTGACGATGGGCGAGGTGCCGGTGCACGAAGCGGCATATGTCGGGGGATCAAGCACCCTGCGAGGATATCAGTCGGGGAGGTACGCCGGGAACGCGGGGGTCTGGTTCAACAGTGAACTCCGGGCCGAGCTGGGCACCCTCGCGTTCGTGGCCCCGTGGCGCTTCGGTGTGCTGGGGATCGGGGATCTCGGGCGGGTCTTCTATGACACGGACAACACCGATGTCTGGCACGCCAGCGGCGGCGGCGGATTCTGGATGGCGCTGCCCGACCGCTCCATGGGATTGGTGGTGACGGCCGTCCGGAGCGACGAGGGGACCGCCTTCTGGTTCGGGTCCTCCTTCATGTACTAGGAGGCTCGCAACTCCTCCAACGCCCGACGGACGAAGACCGAGGCCATTTCCTTTCGCCAGCCGATGGTGAAGTCGGTGTTGTCGAGCGGCTTGGCAAGCTTGCCCGCCAACCGCACCGCCTCGTCGAGCTGGTCGTCCGCCAGCGTGCCGCCCACCAGCACCTCGGCCGCCTCCGGCACAGTCTTCGGGTACGATCCGACCGCCCCCAGGACGATGCGAGCCGACATCACCTTTCCCGCCCCGTCGAACGACGCCCACCCCGCCACGCCGAGCACCGGAAAGTCGAAGGCACCCCGGCGGCGGAGCTTGCGGTAGCTCGCGCGTGCGCCGGCCAGCGCCGGCACCTCGACGCACACCAGCAGTTCCTCCGGGCGCTTCGTCACGAACGCCATCCCATCGTCGTGATAAAGCGCCGAGGCCGGAATCGTGCGCTCACCGTCCGGGCCGGCCAGCACCACCCGCGCGTCGAGCGCCACCATCACCGGGGCCAGGTCGCTCGACTGCACCGCCCAGCAGCGCGGACTCGACGGCGCCACCCAGCAGGTGTCGCCATCCTTCTTCATGCAGAAGTTGATCGCCTGCCGCCACTCGTATCCCTGGTCGTAGTAGTTGCACCGGGTGTCGAGCAGGAGATTGCCGCCGACGGTCCCCATGTTCTGCAGGAGCGGCGTGGAGATCTCGCTCGCGGCATGCGCCAGTGCGGGCCAACCAGTCCGCACCCGCGCGTCGCGCATGAACCGCGTGAGGGTCACGCCCGCCCCGACAATCAGCGTACCGTCCGCCGATACCTCGAGCCGACTCAGCTCCGGAATTCGCCGGACGTCGATGACCCGCCTCGGCTCCTGCTGCCGGCGCTTCATGTTGGGATAGAGGTCGGTGCCCCCGGCCACGTACGCGCCGGCAGCACCGGCCGACACGCGTTCGGCTACCGCCTCGCGGATCGAGGTGGGAAACGACGTCTCGTGTGGTGGCAGTCTCAGCATCGGCTCATGGCCTCGGGTATTGGTTCAAAGCGCGTCAGTGGGCGGCCAGCTCCGGAAGGTCCGGGACCTTCCATGAGTCCCGAAGACCGGACCGCCCCGGAGGCACGTGAGTTCACAGGTGGCCTCTGTGCTGGATCCATCCGTCGAGCGTGAACTCCAGTGCCGCAGGAGCGGGCTGGTCGAGGGGCTCACAATCTGAAGCATCAGTCTTTCCCGTTTCCACCCTGCGCCGGCGTCCGCACGTAGGTCCGCTCCGGCCACGGCACCGTCGGCGTCCCGCCCGGCCCGAAGCGCGGATCCTTGCCTTTCAACTTCGCCTGGATGGCCTTGAGCACCTTGGGTGCGCTCATCGGCACCTCGTCGATCCGCACCCCCACCGCGTCGTAGATCGCGTTGGCGATGGCCGGCATCACCGGGTTGAGCGGCCCCTGCCCCGCCTCCTTGGCGCCGAAGGGGCCGTTGGGATCGGGGTCCTCGATCAGGTAGGTGATGACGTCGCACATCTCCATCGTCGTCGGGCTCTTGTATTCGAGCATCGAGGGCCACTTGTGCACCAGCCCGAGCTTCTCGCGGTACGCCATCTCCTCCATCAGCGCCTCGCCGAGCCCCATGTACACGCCGCCCTCGACCTGCCCCATGACCAGTGCCGGATTGATGCACTGCCCGATGTCGTGACCGATCCAGATGGTCGGCACCCGCACGATGCCGGTATCGGGGTCCACCTCGACCTCCGCCACGGCGGCGGAATAGCTGTACGCCGCGGAGGGGCCGACGCCGGCGCCGCGGTACCGGCCCGGGGAGCGCGGGGGGGTGTAGCTCCCCACCGCGCCGAGGGTTCCGTGCTTCGCCTCGGCGACACCCAGCGCCTCCCGGAAGGTCAGCCCGGTGTCGGGGTCCTGCGCATCGAACACCCGCCTCCCGGCAAACACCAGACGATCGACCGGCACGTCGAGCTTGGTGGCCACCGCCGAGGCGATCAGGTCGCGGACCCGCGAGGCGGCCTGCATCGCCGCCTGACCGGTCATCAGCGTGACGCGCGAGGAGTAGCTGCCGAGATCGACCGGAGTGAGATCCGTGTCGGCGGTGACCACCTTGATGTCGGCCGGCTCGATGCCGAGGACCTCGGCGGTCACATAGGCGAGGACCGACTCGGACCCCTGGCCAATGTCGGTGGAACCGCAGAAGATCGTGACGCCGCCGCCGCGATCGCACTTAATCTGCGCGCCGGAGTGCGGCATGTCGTTCCAGTAGATCGGGAGCCCCGCCCCGGTGATATAGGAGGAGCAGGCCAGGCCAAGCCCGCGGCCGTACGGCAGTTTCCGGAATCGCTCCTTCCAGCGGGAGCCCTCCACCACCTTGTGGATGCACGCCTCGAGGCCGACGGTTCCGAGCTGCAGCCAGTTGGCGGTGACTTCATTCGGCTTGACGAGATGCCGGAGCCGGAGCTCTGCCGGGTCCATCTTCAGCTCCTCGGCGATCTTGTCGAGATGGACTTCCACGGCAAAGCGCGGCTGCGTCGTGCCATGACCGCGCTTCGGGCCGCCGGGTGGCTTGTTGGTGAACGCGCGCGCACCCCGGAACCGGTAGGTGGGTACGTCGTAGGTGACGGTCTGCAGGGCGCCGGTGTAATACAACGAGGCCACGCCGTAGGAGCCGTAGGCGCCCCCGTCGAGGTAGGACTCGAAGTCCATGGCGGTGATGGCGCCGTCCTTCGTCACGCCGGTCCGGATCTTCATCAGCGCCTGGTGCCGGCCGCGGTGACAGTAAAACACCTCTTCGCGCGTCAGGCCGATCTTGACCGGGCGCCCGGTCACCAGGCTCAGCTTGGCCACCACGATTTCGTGGTTGAACGGGTCGCTCTTGCCGCCAAACCCGCCGCCGTTCGGCGTGGCGATCACGCGGATGCGGGCCGGGGCGAACTCGAGGACCTTGGAGAGGGCGCGGTGGAGGTAGTGCGGCGTCTGCGTGCTCGACCAGATCGTGACGCGCCCGTCGGGCGTGGCGTGCGCGATGCTGGCGTGCTGCTCCATCGGGAGGTGGGTGTTACCCTCGTAGAGGAAGAGATCCTCCCGGACCAGGTCGGCGCGCTGGAACCCCTCGTCCAGTTCCCCAAACTGGAGGTGCACCAGCTTGTGCCAGTTGCCTTCGTCGGCGTACTCGTGCAGTTGGGGAGACGGAGTTGCCGCTGCGTCATCCACCGACGCCACCACCGGCAGCGGCTCGTAGGTGACCTCGATCAGTCCGCAGGCGGCCAGCGCCGTCTCCTCGTCGATGGCAGCCACCGCGGCCACCGGGTCACCGACGAAGCGCACGATATCGGGGCAGAGCGCATGTTCGTCCTGGCTGACCGGGAGAATGCCGAAGGGGATTGGCAGGTCGGCCCCGGTGATGATCGCCTCCACGCCCGGGAGCGCCAGCGCGCGGGCGGTGTCGATCGCGACGATTCTGGCGTGGGGATGCGGGCTTCGGAGGAGCTTGCACCACAGCATCCGCGGGAGCACGATGTCGTCGGCGAAGAGCGTCTGGCCGGCAACCTTGCCCGGAGCGTCGGTCTTGGGACGTGGCGTGCCGATGACAGCAAAGTCGGCGGGGACGCGGGGAAGCGGGGGGGCCTTAGTAGCCATGGAGTGTCTCCCGACTCGGTTCGGCCGGTTCTCCCCGCATGCGCGCCGCCGCCAGCTCAATCGCCTCGTAGATCTTGATGTAGCCGGTGCAGCGGCAGAGGTTGCCGGAGAGCGCCAGCTTGATGTCATCGCGTGTGGGAGTGGCGTTCTCCTCGAGCAGCGCCTCCGCGGCGAGGAGCACGCCCGGCGTGCAGTAGCCGCACTGGGCTGCGCCGAGCTCCACAAACGCCTGCTGCAGCGGATGCAGGGTGGGGCCGTCGGCCATGCCTTCGACCGTGGACACCTCCTGGCCTTCCACTGCCTGCGCCAGCACCAGGCAGGACAGCACCGGCAGGCCGTCTACCAGCACGGTGCACGCGCCGCACTCGCCGAGCTCGCACCCGTGCTTGGTCCCGGTGAGTTGCAGGTCCTCGCGCAACAGCTCGAGCAGGGTGAGATGCGGCCGGTACAGCGCCTCGCGCGTCTCCCCGTTCACGCGGAAGGTGCCACGGACGCGCGCGGGCGTCGTGGTCAGCGAAACAAGCGTCTCGTCACTCATCGTGCGGCCCCGATCACAGTGGTTTGAGCTTGGCAAGGACATCATTCACGACGGCGGTCGGCACCTGTCCGGCGATCTCCGCCCCGCGGGCCTTCCAGTCGGCGCTGCGCAGGTGATCCGCCAGCACGACGCCCTCGACCGGCAGCCCGGCGGGGAGGACCACCTCGAATGGATAGCCCTTCGCCTCCCGGCCGACGGCGCACATCAGGGCGAGGCCCGAGCGCGCGTTGTACAGTGCCGGCGACACGACCAGCGCCGGACGCCGGAAGGCTGGCGACCCGTCTCCCGGCTCGATGGTGATCCACACCAGGTCGCCCCGATCGGGAGCTACCACAGCTCGCGGCCCTTTGGCCGTCCCCAGTCCGATTCCTGGTGGCGATTCTCCGAGGTGATCCCTTCCACCAACTCCTCGAGGGCGTATTCCCGACTGGCGGCGACAAGGATCAACCGCCCATCGCGTACGGTGATTTCGACCTCGGAACCCTCTCCGAGCCCGAGTTCGTCAACGAACAGCTTTGGCAATCGGACCGCTAAACTGTTGCCCCATTTGGATATGTGCGTTCGCAAGTAGACGGCTCGATTTAAGTAGATACAATGAATCTACACAGTAGATCCCCCGACGCAAGCTGTGGGTCCGCCTGGGCCCCGATTGCGCATTTTCGGCCGGAACGTACTGCGGTGGTGAGTGAAATTCCCTTCACCCTTACCGGCAGAGGACATCTATGAATGTTTCGACGCTGCTCCGCCTCACCCGCGCCATTCTAG
Proteins encoded:
- a CDS encoding efflux transporter outer membrane subunit; translated protein: MRHHLASGLAALALGACAVGPGYERPPTPMPAAYRGDTLQIVRDTAAAIAPLVPPAASATDTIAPTWNQTLGDTVLLALMDTARAHNQDLLATIAVTREFQARYAIARSGFFPQVNVSGAGGTIDSRIPGVSGDLYTASADAAWELDLWGRVRRTSEAGKATYFARTEELRGAELSLAAAVATGYFALLQFDRQLAVAERTLASRQETAALSRARFREGQVSRLDVLQFESQVQETQAQLASIARLRSEQENALSVLVGLPPRGLPRGTPLDQQVANFDVPEGLPSNLLTRRPDVRAAEEDLRAANARIGIAWGNRLPQVVLTGEYGYVSDDLSTLFESQNNTNQLFLGVAIPIFTGGRLQGEVNVAEAQAEQARARYEQVVLRALQDVEDALVAIRTSRDQVAAQAAQVETLSTSLSLVQHRYENGLSTYLEVLDAQRTLFNAELSLAQVQALQLASGVRLYKALGGPWSELGTARE
- a CDS encoding BamA/TamA family outer membrane protein, producing MTHPLRRTVGTAFAGAVLLLVAMPGSARAQTPTDSLTPAGAEYQFDGTFSGFDRFVYGSRYRSLWAVPVAAPALRIDLELIDTLPGDGTTWVWTPDGELWEFIPLDQDFVSSAPPAFRQNLLPTTLQGLNPVRHPGAAPVVEVLADAVGVPVPATTLVRLVNTATDAEGGQLGYLVRAGRGGPTTAEVLDSLRAGGGRDLDARAYLRDRLFDTFLGQWNVAPEQWRWRRDGGSGQWTPEPRYREFAFARFDGLLARLAGMSFTGFVNFGSRYQGHLGVTPYQQTLDRQLLTVLDWSVWDSVASAQRALLTDSVIDAAVAQLPPEYRPAGATPLATALRARRDNLNKAVRGLYRLVNKEAALFGTSGADTVTVTRGQHGGMEVAFEDGFHRSFAPGDTRAVALYLGGGADAVALAGPGGTGPVLDLAWEPGLEVTGSRNSGRHTISYGGGPPDRALRVSTVPDSLPVPGVQDLDWSSPPPVPLHGTRTAPVPWFGANSDIGLLLGGGVTLTTYRIGHTPFYRKVRVRAGYTTELKRAALEMHAEFNRWRSPTTFTLDVGVPALTDLRFFGYGNTTPFTESAAYYQTTQREIYIYPAWHYRLGRRSQLAVGPIFKQITTDTSQNDFISQDRPYGVPDFAQFGAEATATLDTRDAPAFARSGWHAVAGGSWYPVTFGAGDAFGSLRGSVATYLTPRGLDRLTLALRASARLTMGEVPVHEAAYVGGSSTLRGYQSGRYAGNAGVWFNSELRAELGTLAFVAPWRFGVLGIGDLGRVFYDTDNTDVWHASGGGGFWMALPDRSMGLVVTAVRSDEGTAFWFGSSFMY
- a CDS encoding FAD binding domain-containing protein encodes the protein MLRLPPHETSFPTSIREAVAERVSAGAAGAYVAGGTDLYPNMKRRQQEPRRVIDVRRIPELSRLEVSADGTLIVGAGVTLTRFMRDARVRTGWPALAHAASEISTPLLQNMGTVGGNLLLDTRCNYYDQGYEWRQAINFCMKKDGDTCWVAPSSPRCWAVQSSDLAPVMVALDARVVLAGPDGERTIPASALYHDDGMAFVTKRPEELLVCVEVPALAGARASYRKLRRRGAFDFPVLGVAGWASFDGAGKVMSARIVLGAVGSYPKTVPEAAEVLVGGTLADDQLDEAVRLAGKLAKPLDNTDFTIGWRKEMASVFVRRALEELRAS
- a CDS encoding xanthine dehydrogenase family protein molybdopterin-binding subunit yields the protein MATKAPPLPRVPADFAVIGTPRPKTDAPGKVAGQTLFADDIVLPRMLWCKLLRSPHPHARIVAIDTARALALPGVEAIITGADLPIPFGILPVSQDEHALCPDIVRFVGDPVAAVAAIDEETALAACGLIEVTYEPLPVVASVDDAAATPSPQLHEYADEGNWHKLVHLQFGELDEGFQRADLVREDLFLYEGNTHLPMEQHASIAHATPDGRVTIWSSTQTPHYLHRALSKVLEFAPARIRVIATPNGGGFGGKSDPFNHEIVVAKLSLVTGRPVKIGLTREEVFYCHRGRHQALMKIRTGVTKDGAITAMDFESYLDGGAYGSYGVASLYYTGALQTVTYDVPTYRFRGARAFTNKPPGGPKRGHGTTQPRFAVEVHLDKIAEELKMDPAELRLRHLVKPNEVTANWLQLGTVGLEACIHKVVEGSRWKERFRKLPYGRGLGLACSSYITGAGLPIYWNDMPHSGAQIKCDRGGGVTIFCGSTDIGQGSESVLAYVTAEVLGIEPADIKVVTADTDLTPVDLGSYSSRVTLMTGQAAMQAASRVRDLIASAVATKLDVPVDRLVFAGRRVFDAQDPDTGLTFREALGVAEAKHGTLGAVGSYTPPRSPGRYRGAGVGPSAAYSYSAAVAEVEVDPDTGIVRVPTIWIGHDIGQCINPALVMGQVEGGVYMGLGEALMEEMAYREKLGLVHKWPSMLEYKSPTTMEMCDVITYLIEDPDPNGPFGAKEAGQGPLNPVMPAIANAIYDAVGVRIDEVPMSAPKVLKAIQAKLKGKDPRFGPGGTPTVPWPERTYVRTPAQGGNGKD
- a CDS encoding (2Fe-2S)-binding protein, yielding MSDETLVSLTTTPARVRGTFRVNGETREALYRPHLTLLELLREDLQLTGTKHGCELGECGACTVLVDGLPVLSCLVLAQAVEGQEVSTVEGMADGPTLHPLQQAFVELGAAQCGYCTPGVLLAAEALLEENATPTRDDIKLALSGNLCRCTGYIKIYEAIELAAARMRGEPAEPSRETLHGY
- a CDS encoding type II toxin-antitoxin system PemK/MazF family toxin, whose product is MVAPDRGDLVWITIEPGDGSPAFRRPALVVSPALYNARSGLALMCAVGREAKGYPFEVVLPAGLPVEGVVLADHLRSADWKARGAEIAGQVPTAVVNDVLAKLKPL